Proteins encoded within one genomic window of uncultured Sphingopyxis sp.:
- a CDS encoding MFS transporter codes for MTDGAGVAALTADSRQSERKVILASSLGTVFEWYDFYLYGLLATIISAQFFSGVNETTGFIFALAAFAAGFAVRPFGALVFGRIGDLVGRKNTFLVTMGLMGASTFLVGVLPSYASIGVAAPILLVLLRLVQGLALGGEYGGAATYVAEHAPEGKRGFFTSFIQTTATLGLFAALGVVIAIRSAMGEAAFADWGWRIPFLISVILLGVSLWIRLQLEESPVFKQMKEEGTTSKAPLTEAFGRWDNLKWVLVALFGAVAGQAVVWYSGQFYALFFLEKTLKVDGATANILIAIALALGTPFFIVFGWLSDRIGRKPIILAGCALAALTYFPAFQMLTEAANPAMAKAQRTAAVTVQADPGACAFQFDPIGKEKFESTGCDIAKSALAKAGVSYTSVTRPRRTGEAADVWIGDRVLVAPEPWRLAEEDRAAAAEAFRQQLAAATAAAGYPAKADLAAMNKPLVVGILFYLVLLVTMVYGPIAALLVELFPSRIRYTAMSLPYHIGNGWFGGFLPTTAFAMVAATGNIYYGLWYPVIVAVITLVVGLLFLPETFRRPLHPSA; via the coding sequence ATGACGGATGGCGCGGGTGTAGCCGCACTAACGGCGGACAGTAGGCAGAGCGAACGCAAGGTCATCCTCGCTTCCTCGCTCGGCACGGTGTTCGAATGGTATGATTTCTACCTCTACGGCCTGCTCGCGACGATCATCTCGGCGCAATTCTTCTCGGGCGTCAACGAAACCACCGGCTTCATCTTCGCGCTCGCCGCTTTCGCCGCGGGCTTTGCGGTAAGGCCGTTCGGCGCGCTCGTTTTCGGGCGCATCGGCGACCTCGTCGGGCGCAAGAACACCTTCCTCGTCACCATGGGTCTGATGGGCGCCTCGACCTTCCTCGTCGGCGTGCTGCCCAGCTATGCGTCGATCGGGGTTGCGGCGCCGATCCTGCTCGTCCTGCTCCGGCTCGTCCAGGGGCTCGCGCTCGGGGGCGAGTATGGCGGCGCTGCGACCTACGTCGCCGAACATGCGCCCGAGGGCAAACGCGGCTTCTTCACCAGCTTCATCCAGACCACCGCGACGCTCGGCCTGTTCGCGGCGCTCGGCGTCGTCATCGCCATCCGCTCGGCGATGGGCGAGGCCGCCTTCGCCGACTGGGGCTGGCGCATTCCCTTCCTCATTTCGGTGATCCTGCTCGGCGTGTCGCTGTGGATCCGCCTCCAGCTCGAGGAAAGCCCGGTCTTCAAGCAGATGAAGGAGGAAGGTACGACGTCGAAGGCGCCGCTGACCGAGGCCTTCGGCCGCTGGGACAATCTCAAATGGGTCCTCGTCGCGCTGTTCGGCGCGGTCGCAGGGCAGGCGGTCGTCTGGTATTCGGGGCAATTCTATGCGCTCTTCTTCCTCGAAAAGACGCTGAAGGTCGACGGCGCGACCGCGAACATATTGATCGCCATCGCGCTCGCGCTCGGCACGCCCTTCTTCATCGTCTTCGGCTGGCTCAGCGACAGGATCGGGCGCAAGCCGATCATCCTCGCGGGCTGCGCGCTGGCGGCGCTCACCTACTTTCCGGCGTTCCAGATGCTGACCGAAGCGGCCAATCCGGCGATGGCGAAGGCGCAGCGGACGGCGGCCGTGACGGTCCAGGCCGATCCCGGTGCCTGCGCTTTCCAGTTCGATCCGATCGGCAAGGAGAAGTTCGAGAGCACGGGTTGCGACATCGCGAAATCGGCGCTCGCGAAAGCGGGCGTCAGCTACACCAGCGTGACGCGTCCGCGCCGTACCGGCGAAGCGGCGGACGTCTGGATCGGCGATCGCGTGCTGGTCGCTCCCGAACCATGGCGGCTCGCCGAGGAGGATCGCGCCGCCGCCGCGGAGGCTTTCCGCCAGCAACTCGCCGCCGCGACCGCCGCCGCCGGCTATCCCGCCAAGGCCGATCTCGCCGCGATGAACAAGCCTCTCGTCGTCGGGATCCTCTTCTATCTCGTGCTGCTGGTGACGATGGTTTACGGCCCGATCGCCGCCTTGCTCGTCGAGCTCTTCCCCAGTCGCATCCGTTACACCGCCATGTCCTTGCCCTATCATATCGGAAACGGCTGGTTCGGCGGCTTCCTGCCGACGACGGCGTTCGCGATGGTCGCGGCGACGGGCAACATCTATTACGGCCTCTGGTATCCGGTCATCGTCGCGGTGATCACGCTGGTGGTCGGGCTTCTGTTCCTGCCCGAGACCTTTCGCCGGCCGCTTCATCCTTCGGCATAG
- a CDS encoding alpha/beta fold hydrolase — MMISDDIDFGEPPPPRRPLFRRKRVLVPLGVLLAIVAGFLLLLTPDTDRDAMIAKYGGLDAAFAAGPAGQRIHYRDQGRADGPPIILVHGANASLHTWEPLVKRLGAGYRIITLDLPGHGLTGATPDTDYSAEGMMHAVDVVAAKLGLDHFILGGNSMGGWVAWRYALAQPARVDALLLIDAAGMPLRKGEKRPESNVGFRILEYPVGRWLATRVTPRMLVEQSLRGSVEKQDIVDDAMIDRYWELLLFPGNREATVLRARMDREPEMAARVGEIAAPTLILFGDKDRVINPSAAKTFNERIKGSEVVMLPGIGHLPMEEAPDATAAAIAGFLKRRLAPAPADPETR; from the coding sequence ATGATGATCAGCGACGACATAGATTTCGGCGAGCCGCCGCCGCCGCGGCGCCCCTTGTTCCGGCGCAAGCGGGTGCTGGTCCCGCTTGGCGTCCTGCTCGCGATCGTCGCCGGTTTCCTGCTGCTGCTGACCCCCGACACCGATCGCGACGCGATGATCGCCAAATATGGCGGCCTGGACGCGGCCTTTGCCGCGGGACCGGCGGGGCAACGGATTCACTACCGCGATCAGGGCAGGGCCGATGGCCCGCCGATCATCCTGGTCCACGGCGCCAATGCCAGCCTCCATACCTGGGAGCCGCTCGTGAAGCGGCTCGGCGCCGGATATCGCATCATCACGCTCGACCTGCCCGGCCACGGCCTGACCGGCGCGACGCCCGACACCGATTATTCGGCCGAGGGCATGATGCACGCGGTCGACGTCGTCGCGGCGAAGCTCGGGCTCGATCATTTCATTCTCGGCGGCAATTCGATGGGCGGCTGGGTCGCGTGGCGCTACGCGCTCGCGCAGCCGGCGCGCGTCGATGCGCTGCTGCTGATCGACGCCGCCGGCATGCCGCTGCGCAAGGGCGAGAAAAGACCCGAATCGAATGTCGGTTTCCGCATCCTCGAATATCCCGTCGGCCGCTGGCTCGCGACGCGGGTGACGCCGCGGATGCTCGTCGAGCAGTCGCTGCGCGGCTCGGTCGAGAAACAGGACATCGTCGATGATGCGATGATCGACCGCTATTGGGAATTGCTCCTCTTTCCCGGCAATCGCGAGGCCACGGTGCTGCGCGCGCGAATGGACCGCGAGCCCGAAATGGCGGCGCGGGTCGGCGAGATCGCCGCCCCGACGCTGATCCTGTTCGGCGACAAGGACCGGGTGATCAATCCCAGCGCCGCGAAGACGTTCAACGAACGGATAAAGGGGTCTGAGGTCGTGATGCTGCCCGGCATCGGCCATTTGCCGATGGAGGAAGCGCCCGATGCGACCGCCGCCGCAATCGCCGGCTTCCTCAAGCGGCGGCTTGCGCCCGCTCCGGCTGATCCAGAAACGCGCTGA
- a CDS encoding alpha/beta fold hydrolase, which produces MSRISGRPALSTEHVYGLSLRVARWREGAPGTPLLFLNGIGADIAAAAPLLARIHGREVLTLDMPGVGGSPDALLPYGAPTIAAVVMEIADRLGHGAIDVAGFSWGGALAQQVAIQFPGRVRRLVLMATTPTVSAPGIGWAALLDDDMLASGLKLPTATPLGLAWQSMAMAGWTSVAMLPQLKATPVLILMGERDGVVPACHGQAIADLVDGAVLEVVPGSHLFPFTHAAAISARVSAFLDQPERAQAAA; this is translated from the coding sequence ATGAGTAGGATCAGCGGCCGGCCCGCCCTCAGCACCGAGCATGTTTACGGCCTCAGCCTGCGCGTCGCGCGCTGGCGGGAAGGCGCGCCGGGCACGCCCCTGCTGTTCCTCAACGGCATCGGCGCCGACATCGCGGCTGCCGCGCCTTTGCTCGCGCGGATCCATGGCCGCGAGGTGTTGACGCTCGACATGCCCGGCGTCGGCGGCTCGCCCGACGCGCTGCTCCCCTATGGCGCCCCAACGATCGCGGCGGTGGTGATGGAGATCGCCGACCGGCTCGGCCATGGGGCGATCGACGTTGCGGGTTTCAGCTGGGGCGGCGCGCTGGCGCAACAGGTCGCTATCCAGTTTCCGGGACGCGTGCGCCGGCTGGTGCTGATGGCGACGACGCCGACGGTGAGCGCGCCGGGGATCGGCTGGGCCGCCTTGCTCGACGACGACATGCTGGCGAGCGGCCTCAAGCTGCCGACCGCGACACCGCTCGGCCTCGCCTGGCAGTCGATGGCGATGGCAGGATGGACGAGCGTAGCGATGCTGCCACAGCTCAAAGCCACGCCCGTGCTGATCCTGATGGGCGAGCGCGACGGCGTCGTGCCTGCGTGCCACGGTCAGGCGATCGCCGATCTGGTCGACGGCGCGGTGCTGGAGGTGGTGCCGGGATCGCACCTCTTCCCCTTCACCCATGCGGCGGCGATTTCGGCGCGAGTCAGCGCGTTTCTGGATCAGCCGGAGCGGGCGCAAGCCGCCGCTTGA
- a CDS encoding UBP-type zinc finger domain-containing protein has protein sequence MTNCSHEAAIQDVTPSAKGCEECLRTGGIWVHLRLCRTCGHVGCCDDSPSRHARAHFHETGHPVIEGYDPPEGWGWCYIDDAVVTLPDQTRQIGPIPRYF, from the coding sequence ATGACGAACTGTTCGCACGAAGCCGCGATCCAGGATGTGACGCCGAGCGCCAAGGGATGCGAAGAATGTTTGCGGACGGGCGGCATCTGGGTGCATCTGCGCCTCTGCCGCACTTGCGGCCATGTCGGCTGCTGCGACGATTCGCCGTCGCGCCACGCCCGCGCACATTTTCACGAGACCGGGCATCCGGTGATCGAGGGCTATGACCCGCCCGAGGGTTGGGGTTGGTGCTATATCGACGATGCCGTCGTCACCCTTCCCGACCAGACGCGGCAGATCGGGCCGATTCCGCGCTATTTCTAA
- a CDS encoding DUF5996 family protein — MSPDERAAIWPELRWADWRDTAITLQLWTQIVGKIRLSLTPWLNHGWQVPLYVSARGLTTSPIPAGHELLEIEFDFIAHRLVCRTSEGQQRELALEPRSVADFHDRLLGLLADLGMEVRIHGVPNEMPDPIPFARDESHKSYDADAAHRFWRALVQVDRVFKLFRSGFLGKASPVHFFWGSFDLAVTRFSGRTAPPHPGGVPGLPDPVTREAYSHEVSSAGFWPGGDGFPEPAFYSYAYPEPEGFRAGPVPPAARFDGELGEYILPYEAVRTAASPDALLLDFLEATYAAAADAAGWDRAALECAMGMPARVRKTEKSA; from the coding sequence ATGTCACCGGACGAGCGAGCGGCGATCTGGCCCGAACTGCGCTGGGCCGACTGGCGCGATACCGCGATCACCCTACAACTCTGGACGCAGATCGTCGGAAAGATCCGTCTGTCGCTGACGCCCTGGCTCAATCACGGCTGGCAGGTCCCGCTCTATGTCAGCGCGCGCGGCCTCACGACTTCGCCGATCCCGGCGGGACACGAACTGCTCGAGATCGAGTTCGATTTCATCGCGCACCGGCTGGTCTGCCGCACGAGCGAAGGCCAGCAACGCGAGCTGGCGCTCGAACCGCGCAGCGTCGCCGATTTCCACGACCGGCTGCTGGGGCTGCTCGCCGACCTCGGCATGGAGGTCCGCATTCACGGCGTGCCCAACGAGATGCCCGACCCGATCCCCTTTGCGCGCGACGAGAGCCATAAGAGCTATGACGCCGATGCGGCGCATCGTTTCTGGCGCGCGCTGGTGCAGGTCGACCGCGTCTTCAAGCTCTTCCGCAGCGGTTTTCTCGGCAAGGCGAGCCCGGTGCATTTCTTCTGGGGCAGCTTCGACCTCGCGGTGACGCGCTTTTCGGGGCGCACCGCGCCGCCGCACCCCGGCGGGGTGCCGGGCCTGCCCGATCCGGTGACGCGCGAAGCCTATTCGCACGAAGTCAGCAGCGCGGGCTTCTGGCCCGGCGGTGACGGCTTTCCCGAGCCGGCCTTTTATTCCTACGCCTACCCCGAGCCGGAGGGCTTTCGCGCGGGGCCGGTGCCGCCGGCGGCGCGCTTCGATGGGGAACTCGGCGAATATATCCTGCCCTATGAAGCCGTGCGAACGGCGGCTTCGCCCGATGCGCTGCTGCTCGATTTCCTCGAAGCCACTTATGCCGCCGCGGCCGACGCCGCTGGCTGGGACCGCGCCGCGCTCGAATGCGCGATGGGGATGCCGGCGCGGGTCCGCAAAACGGAGAAGAGTGCATGA
- a CDS encoding spermidine synthase, producing the protein MKIRELLDTARIPGGGELRLYRRGDDFIIAIGGNELMNSRMSGSEEALAVMSCERLRSPGAASLLIGGYGMGFTLRAALAVLGPNAKVTVAELVPEIIEWARGPMAEIAAGCLDDPRVELIVGDVAAAITAGRGRYDAILLDVDNGPDGLVREANDGIYSAAGLASAKAALRPGGTLAIWSAAPDARFARRLTAAGFGVEEVALRARAGGKGARHIIWFARA; encoded by the coding sequence TTGAAGATACGCGAACTGCTCGACACGGCGCGGATCCCCGGCGGCGGCGAACTGCGCCTCTACCGGCGCGGCGACGATTTCATCATCGCGATCGGCGGCAACGAGTTGATGAACAGCCGGATGAGCGGTTCCGAAGAGGCGCTCGCGGTGATGAGCTGCGAACGGCTGCGCAGCCCGGGCGCGGCGAGCCTGCTGATCGGCGGCTATGGCATGGGCTTTACACTGCGCGCCGCGCTGGCGGTGCTCGGCCCGAACGCGAAGGTCACCGTCGCTGAACTCGTTCCCGAGATCATCGAGTGGGCGCGCGGGCCGATGGCCGAAATCGCCGCGGGCTGCCTCGACGATCCGCGCGTCGAACTGATCGTCGGCGATGTCGCGGCCGCGATCACCGCCGGGCGCGGCCGTTACGACGCGATCCTGCTCGACGTCGACAATGGTCCCGACGGGCTGGTGCGCGAAGCGAACGACGGTATTTACTCGGCGGCGGGGCTCGCATCGGCGAAGGCGGCGCTGCGTCCGGGCGGAACCCTCGCGATCTGGTCGGCGGCGCCCGACGCGCGGTTCGCGCGCCGGCTGACGGCGGCGGGCTTCGGGGTAGAAGAAGTCGCACTGCGCGCGCGAGCGGGCGGCAAGGGCGCCCGGCATATCATCTGGTTTGCGAGAGCGTAG
- a CDS encoding N-succinylarginine dihydrolase, translated as MLTEINFDGIIGPSHNYAGLSRGNIASASHAGDVSQPRAAALQGIEKMRHNLALGLPQGFFMPLDRPDAPWLAQLGTSSEEAERHLRAQAWSASSMWAANAATVSPAPDSADGKCHLTVANLVTMPHRSHEWSGTLAQLRLAFADPAFQVHAPVPAPFGDEGAANHMRLCSGHDAAGVEIFVYGVGGGRFPARQHLDASKAIARKHRLDPARTLFIRQSDTAIQGGAFHNDVVAVANEHVLFTHETAFEDREAAHAEIRRAFPAVEIVEVPASAVSLAHAIRSYLFNAQLVSLPDGSGMGLVLPTEAQATPAVWSWLEDMIAGNGPIRRLLPVDVRQSMANGGGPACLRLRVVADPATVDPRFIADEAKLDRIADVVAAHWPEAIAPGDLASAALANDVRKARSALLAELGLGELD; from the coding sequence ATGCTCACCGAAATCAACTTCGACGGAATCATCGGGCCCAGCCATAATTATGCGGGGCTCAGCCGCGGCAATATCGCGTCGGCGAGCCATGCGGGCGACGTGTCGCAGCCGCGCGCCGCCGCACTGCAGGGCATCGAGAAGATGCGCCACAATCTGGCGCTCGGCCTCCCCCAGGGCTTTTTCATGCCGCTCGATCGCCCCGACGCGCCGTGGCTTGCCCAGCTCGGCACCTCGTCCGAAGAGGCCGAACGCCATTTGCGCGCGCAGGCCTGGTCGGCCTCGTCGATGTGGGCCGCGAATGCCGCGACGGTTTCCCCCGCCCCCGACAGCGCCGACGGCAAATGCCATCTGACCGTCGCGAACCTTGTCACCATGCCGCACCGCAGCCACGAATGGTCCGGCACGCTCGCGCAGCTTCGCCTTGCGTTCGCCGATCCGGCCTTTCAGGTCCACGCTCCCGTCCCCGCCCCTTTCGGCGACGAGGGCGCGGCGAACCATATGCGGCTGTGCAGCGGGCACGACGCGGCGGGCGTCGAAATCTTCGTCTATGGGGTCGGCGGCGGGCGCTTCCCCGCGCGCCAGCATCTCGACGCGTCGAAGGCGATCGCCCGAAAGCACCGGCTCGATCCCGCGCGCACGCTCTTCATCCGCCAGTCGGACACCGCGATCCAGGGCGGCGCCTTCCACAACGACGTCGTCGCGGTCGCGAACGAGCATGTGCTCTTCACCCACGAGACCGCGTTCGAGGATCGCGAAGCGGCGCATGCCGAAATCCGCAGGGCCTTCCCCGCGGTCGAGATCGTCGAGGTGCCCGCGAGCGCGGTGAGCCTGGCGCACGCGATCAGATCCTATCTGTTCAACGCCCAGCTCGTCAGCCTGCCCGATGGTAGCGGCATGGGGCTGGTGCTGCCGACCGAGGCGCAGGCCACGCCCGCGGTCTGGAGCTGGCTGGAAGATATGATCGCGGGCAACGGCCCGATCCGCCGCCTGCTGCCCGTCGATGTCCGCCAGTCGATGGCGAACGGCGGCGGCCCCGCTTGCCTGCGCCTGCGCGTCGTCGCCGATCCCGCGACCGTCGATCCGCGCTTCATCGCCGACGAGGCCAAGCTCGACCGGATCGCGGACGTCGTCGCGGCGCATTGGCCCGAGGCGATCGCGCCGGGCGATCTCGCTTCGGCCGCGCTGGCGAACGATGTGCGCAAGGCGCGGAGCGCCCTGCTCGCCGAACTCGGCCTCGGCGAACTGGACTGA
- a CDS encoding arginine N-succinyltransferase — protein sequence MNYVIRAAKPGDLQSIYEMAKLTGGGFTNLPPDKKALRAKLERAEAGFNSDKEYPADELYLMVLEDLDSGEVRGTCQIFGQVGQRWPFYSYRIGTDSKHSEQLNRTFHAQVLMLSNDLNGASEVGGLFLHPAARAGGLGLLLARSRYLFIARHRARFGDRILAELRGVIDEAGGSPFWDGVAGKFFGMNFQEADQFNAVHGNQFIADLMPKHPVYIAMLNEHARSVIGVPHPTGRAAMRMLENEGFAFENYVDIFDGGPTMTARTDQVASVRDAKHVEVTGIAESGEDALIATGRLGDFRCCFGKVGADATIDAEAARILGVGKGDAISWIGR from the coding sequence GTGAATTATGTGATCCGGGCGGCCAAACCGGGCGACCTGCAAAGCATTTACGAAATGGCGAAGCTGACCGGCGGCGGCTTCACCAACCTGCCCCCCGACAAAAAGGCCCTGCGCGCCAAGCTCGAGCGCGCCGAGGCGGGTTTCAACTCGGACAAGGAATATCCCGCCGACGAGCTTTATCTGATGGTGCTCGAGGATCTGGACAGCGGCGAAGTGCGCGGCACCTGCCAGATTTTCGGACAGGTCGGCCAACGCTGGCCCTTCTACTCCTATCGCATCGGCACCGACAGCAAGCATAGCGAGCAATTGAACCGCACCTTTCACGCGCAGGTGCTGATGCTGAGCAACGACCTCAACGGCGCGAGCGAGGTCGGCGGGCTGTTCCTGCACCCCGCGGCGCGCGCCGGCGGGCTCGGACTGCTGCTCGCGCGCTCGCGCTATCTGTTTATCGCGCGCCACCGCGCGCGCTTCGGCGACCGCATCCTCGCCGAGCTGCGCGGCGTGATCGACGAGGCGGGCGGATCGCCCTTCTGGGACGGGGTCGCGGGCAAATTCTTCGGGATGAATTTCCAGGAAGCCGACCAGTTCAACGCGGTCCACGGCAACCAGTTCATCGCCGACCTGATGCCCAAGCATCCCGTCTATATCGCGATGCTGAACGAACATGCGCGCAGCGTGATCGGCGTCCCGCACCCGACCGGGCGCGCGGCGATGCGGATGCTGGAGAATGAGGGCTTCGCCTTCGAAAATTATGTCGACATCTTCGACGGCGGCCCGACGATGACCGCGCGCACCGACCAGGTCGCGAGCGTGCGCGACGCGAAGCATGTCGAGGTGACGGGAATTGCCGAAAGCGGCGAGGACGCGCTGATCGCGACCGGGCGGCTCGGCGATTTCCGCTGCTGTTTCGGAAAGGTCGGCGCTGACGCGACGATCGATGCCGAGGCGGCGCGCATTTTAGGCGTCGGCAAGGGCGACGCGATCAGCTGGATCGGGCGGTAG
- a CDS encoding hydrolase, with translation MTSLTATENAAIERAADAPMLAQVERWAAINSGTGNLAGLKRVAGELADAFSALPGEVRLVAADPVESVDAAGQIKVTERGDHLHLRVRPEAPVQLLLTGHMDTVFAADHPFQSLQWIEPGVLNGPGTADMKGGLSVILAALTALESSPLAERVGYDVMINSDEETGSHASAALIAELAKGKTAALTYEPALPDGTLAGARPGSGNFSVIVHGLSAHAGRNPDDGRNALLAAADLALRLAKLKSPTLKVNPAKIDGGGPNNVVPDSAILRVNMRPSTPEAMIEAEAELRDAVAAVSREHDVHCHIHGNFNRPPKPLDPAATRLFELVRDCGATLGLPPIGWNATGGVCDGNNIAACGIPVVDTMGPRGGAIHSPEEFLIAGSLAERAQLSALTMLRIAERGTV, from the coding sequence ATGACCAGCCTGACCGCAACCGAAAACGCCGCGATCGAACGCGCCGCCGACGCGCCGATGCTGGCGCAGGTGGAACGATGGGCGGCGATCAACAGCGGCACCGGCAACCTTGCGGGGTTGAAGCGCGTCGCGGGCGAGCTGGCCGACGCCTTTTCCGCCTTGCCGGGCGAGGTCCGGCTCGTCGCCGCCGACCCGGTCGAGAGCGTCGATGCCGCCGGGCAGATCAAGGTCACCGAGCGCGGCGACCATCTTCACCTGCGCGTCCGGCCCGAAGCGCCGGTGCAATTGCTGCTGACCGGGCATATGGACACGGTGTTCGCCGCCGATCATCCGTTCCAGTCGCTCCAATGGATCGAGCCCGGCGTGCTCAATGGCCCCGGCACCGCCGACATGAAGGGCGGTCTTTCGGTGATCCTCGCTGCGCTCACGGCGCTCGAAAGCTCGCCGCTGGCGGAGCGCGTCGGCTATGACGTGATGATCAACAGCGACGAGGAAACGGGCAGCCATGCTTCCGCGGCGCTGATCGCCGAACTTGCGAAGGGCAAGACCGCCGCGCTGACCTATGAGCCCGCCCTCCCCGACGGCACGCTGGCGGGCGCGCGGCCGGGGAGCGGCAATTTTTCGGTGATCGTCCACGGCCTCTCGGCCCATGCCGGGCGCAACCCCGACGACGGGCGCAACGCGTTGCTCGCGGCGGCCGACCTCGCGCTGCGGCTCGCGAAACTGAAATCGCCGACACTCAAGGTCAATCCCGCGAAGATCGACGGCGGCGGCCCCAATAATGTCGTTCCCGACAGCGCGATCCTGCGCGTCAACATGCGCCCGTCAACGCCCGAAGCGATGATCGAGGCCGAAGCGGAGCTGCGCGACGCGGTCGCCGCGGTGTCGCGCGAGCATGACGTGCATTGCCATATTCACGGCAATTTCAACCGGCCGCCGAAGCCGCTCGACCCCGCCGCGACGCGCCTGTTCGAACTGGTGCGCGACTGCGGCGCGACGCTCGGCCTGCCGCCGATCGGCTGGAACGCGACCGGCGGCGTCTGCGACGGCAACAATATCGCGGCGTGCGGGATTCCGGTCGTCGACACGATGGGGCCGCGCGGCGGCGCGATCCATAGCCCGGAAGAATTTCTGATCGCCGGCAGCCTCGCCGAGCGGGCGCAGCTGTCGGCGCTGACCATGTTGAGAATAGCGGAACGGGGGACTGTGTGA
- a CDS encoding GGDEF domain-containing protein, translating into MSVAGIFAVAFAVVAATNRTARGAWWLALGYGMGIVYVGLEFLLTRQADPTPVGIGIFLVFLLALSFALIGVAQHYRARPPLGAMAAIWVLTILAVPVIFSMTYGSTLRLTLYQLPYFAMQALLGLMIWRSGRRQPLDLLLIALQGVAAIIYAVKPFIAAQIGTASSPQGYMATTYAAISQSGSVVTLMAIALVMLLVMMRDTTAEMVARSETDPLSSVLNRRGFEHHGELALLRGEEAAVLVTADLDSFKQINDSFGHAAGDGVIAHFAAMLADMAPASAIVGRIGGEEFAVLLPGALLSDGRLYAEAVRTAFASARLPVLGVDRAFTASFGVAQRSPGDSLFELSRRADAALYRAKAGGRNQVRVALGELASIPAVGAA; encoded by the coding sequence ATGTCCGTGGCCGGCATTTTTGCCGTCGCCTTCGCCGTGGTCGCGGCGACCAACCGGACCGCGCGCGGCGCATGGTGGCTCGCGCTCGGCTATGGCATGGGGATCGTCTATGTCGGCCTGGAATTCCTTCTGACGCGGCAGGCCGATCCGACCCCCGTCGGCATCGGCATCTTCCTCGTCTTCCTGCTCGCGCTCAGCTTCGCGTTGATCGGCGTTGCGCAGCATTATCGCGCGCGGCCGCCATTGGGCGCGATGGCGGCGATATGGGTTCTCACCATCCTCGCCGTGCCCGTGATTTTCAGCATGACCTATGGCTCGACGCTGCGGCTGACGCTCTATCAGCTGCCCTATTTCGCGATGCAGGCACTGCTCGGGCTCATGATCTGGCGCTCGGGCCGCCGCCAGCCGCTCGACCTGCTGCTGATCGCGCTGCAGGGCGTCGCGGCGATCATCTATGCCGTCAAACCCTTCATCGCCGCCCAGATCGGAACGGCGAGTTCGCCGCAAGGCTATATGGCGACGACCTATGCCGCGATCTCGCAGAGCGGCAGCGTCGTCACGCTGATGGCAATCGCGCTCGTCATGCTGCTCGTCATGATGCGCGACACGACGGCGGAGATGGTCGCGCGTTCGGAAACCGACCCGCTGTCGAGCGTGCTCAACCGGCGAGGGTTCGAGCATCATGGCGAACTGGCGCTGCTGCGCGGCGAGGAGGCCGCGGTGCTGGTGACCGCCGACCTCGACAGCTTCAAGCAGATCAACGACAGCTTCGGCCATGCCGCGGGCGACGGGGTGATCGCGCATTTTGCCGCGATGCTGGCCGACATGGCGCCGGCAAGCGCGATCGTCGGGCGGATCGGCGGCGAAGAATTCGCCGTCCTGCTTCCGGGCGCGCTGCTGTCCGACGGGCGCCTCTATGCCGAGGCGGTGCGCACCGCCTTCGCGTCAGCGCGGCTCCCGGTGCTCGGGGTCGACCGCGCCTTCACGGCGTCGTTCGGCGTCGCGCAGCGCAGCCCGGGCGATTCGCTGTTCGAACTGTCGCGCCGCGCCGACGCCGCGCTGTATCGCGCCAAGGCCGGCGGACGGAACCAGGTCCGCGTCGCGCTCGGCGAATTGGCGTCAATTCCCGCCGTGGGCGCCGCCTGA